The Haliaeetus albicilla chromosome 9, bHalAlb1.1, whole genome shotgun sequence genomic sequence CTGCCTTTAGGCTTGCCTGAGGATATGAATCTCCCAATTAGAGATTTAATATGGGCTCCCTACTTAAACCCTGTCTTTTTTCAAGTACCAGCAACCACTGGTCTTGGACTTATTCAAATCAGTGGAGCATCTGTTTTGTATCCTATCCATGGTAAATACTTCTTAAGGCAAAGCatgtcaaaatatttaattcctaGGTTCTGTTTTCCCCAAAGCCCTTCTGGCATGCACTAGTCATTTACCGACAACAGAGCATTTATTTGAAGGGGCAATCTTACTTGATTAGCTATGGTGTACGTTTTCGGAATAGTCATCTGAATGTTGTTATAACCATAAGCTATTGCTGCATCTTCGACGATATCACATGCATGGATAATGTCCGCTCTGGTAGGAGGGATTTCAATCTCTATATTGTTCCCATTCCCTGTGACGTGTGACTTCAAACACATCCTAGTCAGCAGCTTTGCAAGGCTTGATGGAGtttcactgaaacaaaacaagagagTAGTAATTTATGGATCTTGCAATATATTGACTGGCTTTTTAAAGTAATCAATGTTTACCCTGCATTGCCGTATATCCTGAAGAATCTCCAAGTGCTTTATGGACTGTACATAGACTTAGCATTCAATCAGAACCACCTCAGATTCTGACTCTTGAGAtggtaatttttctttatttcataacGGTTGTGTGAGGCCATAAAGAATCATTCACTTTCCTTGAAAACAGAAGTCTTACAGAGTGGATCTAATTACCCAAGATAACTCCTGAATTcttgataaattaaaaaaaaaaaaaaaaaaaaaaaaaatcacatgatgtaaacatttttaaaacaatgcaaTAATCAATGTTTTCTAATACGTTTTTTGTTATTAATGGAAACTATGTTTTCATTTGCAGCAACACACCTGATTCCTATTTTCTTGTTAATGAGCTCAGGTTTCACCTTCTCTTTTCGGTAAGCCAGTTcctaaaaagaaagacaaagctTTTCAGTGTACAAAATGCCTGCCATTTCTACCTAAGAGGATTCAATTTTGACATCTTAGTAATCTAGCTTCTTCTAATTACAATACTGAAATGACATCCACAGAAGACAACTGTGGAGCATTAGGCTAAACTTAATATTTTAAGGTAACAGGATTCTTGAAAATGTGTTATAGCATGTGATGCAAAAGCTGTTCTTGGTTAGAAGGCTGAATGCAGCATGAAATCCCTGTTGAAACTTCTGATAATTTCTGATACATGCAAGTAACAAAGTTGCTGAAAGTTTCTAGTCACCAGTTCATCCTAAGTCAAAGCCCTAAAGCAGTCAATGGTCATGCATGAGATCTCATGGTCTAGTACAGATCAAATGACTtttaggaggaaaagaaaactttctgtttctgtattgGCACAGAAATATCTACAGGTATTTTACTTAGAAAGTTTgcaacatatttaagaaagttATTTTGTATGGATTTACTTAGATATACAAATCCTTAAAAACCTTAGCATCTAAAACTTTAGGGACTTTTTGCTCTATTTTATCTAGGGAGCTACGTTGGTTACTGCAgagatttctgttttgttggaTCTCTCTTCAAGATTCTAGGTCCTTCCTCTGCTAATTAAAGCTGACATggctaaaagaaaaagctaaaatacaCTAGAAAAACCCTCATTAAAGTAAGTTTCTTTCCCTCTAAACAGTTTGTACTTGCTTGATACATCTGATTTTATGAACTCAACCAGATCTCTGTTTGTCTTCAGTTACTTTCAGGAAACAGGAAGAATTGCTTTCTTTATACTTATTAAGAGAACAAAAGAGTAAGACTCCACTACTGCAAAGAAGTCTGCCTGGGACTCTGAATGCAGGCAAACCTGCACTTGAAGTCCACATCCTGCCTTATAGACCTTTATTTAGTTGGGAGTCTATAAagtgaaagactgaaaaatccAGCGTTACAAGGTTACTTTAACTGAAGGGCATTAAAGCTTCCAGATCTGATAAGTAAGTTATGCTGAGGCTGATTTCAGTTGTCCACTGGTTTAAGTCTGAAGGACCTCTTCCTGGCATTCATTTTCCTTGATTTGGAACACGTAGGTTTTAAAGGCTTTAGACACAGATTATGACCTTTGATTACAATCTTTACTTGTTCCTGAAAAAGTTCATATCACGTGAACTCTAAACCACCACAATAGCGGTTATCACTTGTAACTCTAAACCCTACCCTTCTTTTTGGAGTATCGGGCTATGTCAGTGAGACTGTATTTTAGCCTtatcataaattattttttgtgggGCTAGAGAAAGCCCTGACTCACTAATATACAGATAGTGCCAAGCTGAGCTTTTACACTGTACCTCAGAACCTGTGTATACTGTgtctgcagaaaaagaagacaatgacACTCTTACCAGactttctgtaaataaaatccTTTCCCCAAGGATACTGAGATATCATATCACTATGCTTACCGGATAGATGTGGGTCTTCCCATTAGGATAAACTACTTCTGCTGCTTCAACActtagagagaaagaaaaacagaagtaaaaatgtttttaacacaTGGCCTAAATGTAATGTCTCTCTGACTGGAGATTTATACTCACCTGAATGGCTTCTCACAATATTCACTAAACATCGTGACTATAATATCAAGAACAATTTTTGCCtacaaaataaagataataagCACATTGAAATCTGTCATCTACTTGTGCTGAAGTAGACAAAATATCTTaacaaaaaaaggggaaaaaaaatcttgtgttATAGTCTCTTCATTCTATTCTATTTAGTAACTTAACAACCAAAATCCTTGCAGTCTAGACCActagatttaattttaaaaaatgtttttcttctgctgcagagACATTTATGCAAAAACTTGAAATCTTTGGTTTTCAAGGTTCTGAAGCATTTGTATATGTTTGCTaaactcttttctgaagatacacAGGGTCTTTATTACCAGTTGGAACTGGGTCTTCCCAACCTTCAGTCTAATTAGTCATTTCACTGAAGTTCAACTGAAAATGTACAGGCTGAAGGACGGTGCACTGTTTAGTAATACATTACCAAATAACCTCATCtgcaaaatcttttgttttacagttaatattttaagagaTTAGTATAACAGAACATAATCATAAGATTCAGATCAACTTCTTAATCTacaagggttggttttttgATGCCTCACAGTATAATTTCCTTCATGTAAACAGAACAGCACtctctttatttttactatCAAGGCAAGCGGTAGCAAGAAGCAGTTATTTATTAGTTTGCTTAGAAGCCACTCCCAATGTGCAAATTTATTTGTGTTGTTAACATGTCATTGTGTAGTAGGGTAAGTTAAAAGTGTTTTTGCTCTTTAATTGTCAAGATACACACTTCAGGGAAACTATCAATGAATGTACAACCTATATGTAAGAACAGGCAATTATAACTGCTAGGCTTTCATGCTTTGGCTTTGAGTTACAGAATTTGCATATGGAAAGACTTTGATTTGACAATTATTTGCATAGCATCCCTGCTTGAAAAAGAtaactaagaagaaaaaaatgttgtcttCATTCCCTCAGCCCAAACTTTAAGTAGGAGACAAAATGATTCTTTACAAAGAGTATTCTGGCAAAATAGGCAGTCTTAGTGAATTTCACTCTTTTTGAAGcctttcagattttaaaaaaatgctcaaCAGCAAAAAAGCCCCTAATATCCTTAAATTACTTTCTCATACAAACTGAACACTTAGTGTCAATGTAAAGACAGAGTAAAACCAAAATCCAATGGAAATACAACACTGTCTATAGAGCAAGCCTAAAACTGTGTTGAGGGAATTCCACATAGCCCTACAACTTATCCTGTCCTTTTGAAATGGGAGGTTGGCTCCATAAAGTAAATGCCTGGCTATTGTAGGTCTTTGTACTGGAGCCCTATCACCCAAAGGGAAAACAATGATATCACAGCATATCAAAAGCAGGAAAGATTAATTTACCTTTGTAATATCTGTGCCTGTACATTCAACAAACACATTTCTGGTGTTTACACTTATTTTTGTATGATCTCCTAAAACATGTGAAGACAAAAACATGTTAAGAaatgttgttatttttcttgcaatgaCACTGATACTGACTTCTTTTGTGATTCAGAAAGATCATTGTCATCTTCTGCAGCTTAAAAGGCCACTGTCTACTGCATCAACATTCACAATTCTTACCAGAATAGAAGctcttattatttttaaatttatgaatcaaaaagaggaaaaagacagaCGAGACTCACTGACCAGGTTATGCTTTACATGGAAAGACACAAATCTACAGGTATCTCAGTATCCAGCTGAAGAAGCAAACTAGCAGAATAGTGGCCATCTGCTGGTTGCAAAGTGGTTCTGCACTTCCAGAGCATCTCTCCTGGCTTTAGTAAGACATTTGGATTTGATGTGTGATGTGCCTAAGAAAGCATCCTTGGACAGGAATgtataaaatagtttttaaaaagtgatttagACCGATGAATATCCATAGCTACTTCTGTGAATAAGCAAGATATCTTGACACCATCTGCTGATACACTATGAGTTTGTCTACATTAGTGACTCAGGTCCTAGTATGGGTTCCATCTAGGCATGAACTTGCTTTGTGTCTGTACTGGGAGTCATGAAGTGTGCACTCAAGCAGGTCACTGATGCACTCAATCCTGTTTCTCATCTGGAAGAAGCAAAGTAGAACATACACTTAGGGGCATCACCTGAAGTGTTTCTCTTGCAAACTGGATGCAAGTACCCCAGTAGTTGGTTCCCTACAAAAGTGGGGTTCTGTTAGTAAGCCACAAGCAATCTAGAGCAGCTGTACAGAAAACTGCCTCGTATTGCTTGTTAGGTATAGATGTGCAGTGCATACCTTGAATGAATTTCATTGCTGATAACTGTGCAGCACAGACATACACAGTCCTAGAATTGTATGGGAATGTGCCAAATCCAACCTCTTTCTCGCCTTTCATTGCACCATTCACTAATGCAGAGGCACCCCACAGGAGGCAAAGGGAACCACACACTTGGATACAAATGGGCATTCTCGCTTCCTTTGTTTGACCCCAAGCAAGTCATTCAGATTCTGTGTTTTAGTTTCCTACCTGAAAAACTAGGTCACAACTAGACTGAAAGGTCTTAAGACTGAGGGATGTTGTATGCCCTTCCCTTTGATGCTGTGCTGTACCTCTTTGCAGAAGGAATGTATTCAGCATTTCTGGACTCACTTCAGAGCAAATATAACCTTTCACTTAAGTGCTTGTAGATAATCCAAAAAACCAATACAGATGTTTACATTTCATTATCTGTTTAAAAAGTACCTTTACCCTGGAAACTTCTctcaaatactgttttttatAATAGAGACAGGTATTAAATATAGCTCAACCTTTTAAATAGATAAACTGTAAACAATATGCAATGTTTATACATGGAACACTCCAAAGTTGGAATAAGCCTAACAAAGAAGAATCAGATACAGTGGTTGACACCACCTTCAATTTAGAACAGTTGTTCTTACCAGTCCCTGCCACAGAGTTTGAGCTGCCTTTAAGATCTGGATTAGCTGTCTAAGATACGGATAAAGTCAATCAGGAAAAATACATCCAAAGAGATTACCCTGCAAATTTTATTGGTCAGTGTAGGGAAAGTTACTGATTCTTGACCTAAATATATATTGGTATACTGAAATATCTTTGTTAAAGAAGTAATTCTTGCCATGTCATTAATTGGCTTCAGTAAACATGGTTCTCAAAAGTCACTCATAGTTTCTTTTGCATTCAGAGGAAACCCATGTTAGAAACAACGCAAAAAAGTCTAGACCAATTTATTCTTCTTAAACCATTAAAGTCTTCTGGAATCACTTGTGTGATGGCAAAAGGATCCAAAAGAACTGGTTCACACTGCTGTTAAATACACTGGGCTTAAGACCTAGGTGAAAAGTTCCCTACTGTGACCACATAAAATTGAGTACAAAGCAGACTGTTATCTGACAGCAGTTACCAGTTTACCAAATAATTTCTTACATGCTTATTTTAGCTAAATGTCTGATGAACAATATTTATGTATGCAAACAAAATGCTTTCCTAACAAAGGTTCCTGACACAAAGAACTTTTCTTGAGTTCTAGAAGGGTATGAAAAGCTAAATGCAGAGGTTTGCAGTGGGACTTTTACATCCTCTTGGTGAGGATAAGAAAAGAGGAACACTAGCAGCCTAGGGAGGGAGCAAAAAATTTGGCTGCATTTAAgctgaaagaagggaagaagactATATGAAATTATAAGTGAaacaattttaagaaaacagaataatcCTTATTACACATCAATGTTTCTGTTAGACAATCTGACTAACACACAAAATAGCAGCGACAGTATAAACTAGTCATAAGTAATCTTACCATTGATGATTGGTGGCATGGACAGAACAACACCGTTGCTGTCATAAATGACAGGATAAAGTGGCTTGTTTTCAATTAGGTGTAAATAGTGCCGAAGGTGGCTGTCAGTCTGGAGAAACAAAGCACAACCTACATTTCACATCAGCTCACTAGTGAACTTCCATAGTGCCATAATCCTTTGCTGAGACATTAACGAGAATTTTGAAAGGGGGAAGGATTGGGCTTAGAGCTAGGTACTTCACTAGCAAAAGCTGTTTGCTCTCAGAAGCAAGAAAACTTTGAAATGAGAGAACTGGATTTTTGGCTTTCTTCAGAagtgttaaaaattatttctttaaggATTCTCTCAAAGATGCATAGGCCATGCTGTCCAAATAATGCTCTTGTTCATCACAGCAGACCTTTCATAGCCAAACCCACAGGCACACATCCTTAGTTTATAGGAACTTTCCTTAGAAGTGAGAAAAATTAGCACTACAATACTTTTAATTATAAATTGCTGAATACTGACACATTTATGCTTAAACTTGATTCAAAATGTGTATCTGTTCTGATGACATAGGTATATGCTGTACCAAAAACATCATTCACTTTTAGTCTCTCTGATATCACTTGTTTCCTAGCTCTCTTACTCATCTTTAGTCAGAGATCTTTAAGAATTTATTTATCTCTATGACCGGTATCTGTGCTCCAGCAAGGCTGTATATTGTAATGCTGGTGATAATAGCATCATTTTCAAATGCTGACATTTAAAGTGGCTCATATACACACTGTAAAATTAGACCTGAGAGAATCTTTTCCTAACATTTACCTGGTTTCATCAGGATGCTGGGCCAAGAGCAGTGTCAGACTTAAGCTGAGCCTTTTACACAGCTACACTTGCCTAACATGTAGTTGGGTAAATAATTCAATATCTTCCCCAAGAAATTTGGCCAAACTAAAGTAACATTAACAAATCTGATATTATTTACCCCAAGATTTTCTCAGCTTTGTACACTGAGTATCTTACCAGTGTAGATAGATAAATATACAAGCCTTTTACAGTATTATTAAAAACATCATGAAAAGCAGTCTTCGTGTTGATAAATCAAAGGGTTCATATCAAACCCACTATTCTAAGAGTTGTGCTTAGCCACAAAACACCATGATGTATCTTTCATGGGCAATAAAATATTACCATGCATTTCTCATGAATAAGCAAAATGTGGAATGTTCACTGGCTGAAGCTACAGAAGAtaactgtgttttatttgtaaGAACAACTCTTAATAACAAGGATATGAGAGATGTTAACCCttggaaatttattttcctgcatttaATGCAACAAGTTTGAAAAATCCCACTTACCCTATACAGATCCATAATTTGTGAAGCTGTGTACTCCTGGGATTGATTCAAGGGcttgaatttaatttcagaagGTGCTTTGGCTGTAAAAGTAAATGGACCAGAGATGGTGTCCAAGTCATGGGTACCTATTGCTACTAATGCTCTTCTCctagaaagaaagaaggcaaaataaTGATTTTACTAGTAATACTTGGAGTTCTTTTGAGATAGTGTATCATGATGCTCTATACACCTATGCATTCATAGAACTTACTGAAAAAGAAGGGCAATTTTGAGAAgcctcaaaattattttcacaaataACATTTTAACAAATGTTAACAATGCAACAGTCAAAGGCAAATCTAATGGGCCTGTTGTGAAACGCTTCTTTCTCAAATGTTGTAGGAGCTCTAACAGCTATTTATGTTGAAAAATATTGAGAGCAGACAGAAACAGGCAAGGAAATGAGAAGGATTGAGAGCTGCTACAAAAGATTTTTCCTTagcataaatataaatataatgtCTCTCTGCAATAGGGATATGCAGTCTTAACATGTGATAAAATCATACATGTAGACACTATACACTGCTTTAAATTTAAGCACTaacctgcaaatattttgatgtaGTTTTTCTTGGAGGTCAATGAAACTATCATAACGTTCCTTGGTAAAATTTATATTACGAAGGACTGCAGCTACAGCATGAGGACGGACTTGGACAGTCTGCAATTTACAACAGCAACACATTGTAAATTTCAAGTACACAGAATATACAAAACTAAAACTGATTAAATGTgcactttttttcataaaatccTCTTTTGTAAAGTAgtattcaaaaggaaaattcatGGGAAGACATCAGAAtctcaaaggggaaaaaaacccaaacaaacccactCCAGGTCTGGTAGAGACAAGGAGGTTTCCAATATACTGTGTAATGGCCCAGAAGGTCAATGCAATGTGAGCATCTGAAACTTTGATTTGATCTGCTACTAGATTCACCCAAAATAATTTGTGTATTGTTCCTGCTCATCCCCTTCcctaaaaataaatcacaatgAGTAGAGATATTTCAATTTCTTTAGCTCTTGTTCTGCAAATAAGATTTCCAGTCTCACTGCTCTTATAAAATTGGTACTGATACCTATCTTGCTGGTTCAGAAACTCTCAATAAATTTGCAAAGGTGCAGTAAACACTTTTACCTCTTCAGTGATAATCAGCCTCTGACCTTCACCCTGAGCTGGTATTATCTTTTCGTACCTAGGGAGATTTATCCtagaataaaaccagaaataagtCTGTaattgaaagaaagaaagttcCCCAAATGCAAGAAACTTTAGAAATGTGGCAAAAATCACATACAGAAAACTTTCTTAGTAACATTTCTTGGCATGTAAATTAGCTAACTgtttaaaacttgttttctaTGGGATGGTAAACAGGTTACTGAACTAGAAAGGAAGGACTCAAGAAGATAAACTCATAgcagaaaagtgaaataaattatttgttttggtATTTATTACAGAGGATCACAAGGAAGTTCCTCTGCAGGAGTTCTTTACAGAGGATATCTCAAATggaacagcagctgaaaaattttTAGAACAGATCCAAACCCCAGTAACATTCTAGTctagccttttaaaaatatacaacaGATCCTCTCCAAAGGAACATCTGACAAATCTGGTCTACACATAAGATCGTACTCAAAACCCAAGCAAGTGGCAAGTTTGTTTATTGACCAGAAATGGACtcacatttaaacaaacaacaaaaaaaatctcacaacTTTGCATTACCTTTCTTTAAAGACCTGCAGTCCTCGGACCAACCCTTCAAGGCAAAGAAGGTCATAACGGTTGGCAGGAACATCAATTTTATAGAGAACAGTATCAGATGCaccttttgccttttcttcgcctttttctttacttataATGTCTTTCTCAGATGTCTGAAATTaagcaaaaatgtgtttttaaccTGAAATATCTTAGCATTGACAGGAGTATGATAGTGAGATAATATAATAGGAAAAAttgtattaattaaaaatttaacgGTGTAATTTGGATTTATACAGCAAATGGACACACTAAATACCAGAAATGACATAAAATCTAAACCTTTCTCAGATTCAGAGATTGTAATGCAGTATACCAAGAGAAAAATTCACTGTTAGAATTTGAATTCTGAAAAAAGAGACGACAGCAGCAAGAGTCGCCAGGCTAGCAGATCCCAGTAGAGAAAGGAGACCTTAGTTTTGGCAATAGATTGGCAAATGACTTGTCTTATCAAGTCTGTTCTGAAATGAAGCATAACATATAATGTTCAGATGTCTTTTGATAAACATCATTAAAAGATCaattaattcaaattaaaaagcaaacccaaaacaggTCTACTTGAACAAGACTTACATGGATACAGTTAAAAGGGCTACCAAATTTTCACAAGTACAGAATCTAAACTGAAACTTTAAATATAAATAGTTACAACTTAGGTAACAATGTCCAggacaaatatatttttgtggaTATTGCACAGAAGAATGCatacaaaacaaagccaaacagATCTTGTAAAGTATGTTCAATACATGGTCTGTGGCCGTATTTAGCATAAGCTGCTAAATAAAATGGGGTGAGAGACTGAAGATCAAGTAGCACAGACTGCTGACCTCTGAGAAGTATAGGAATATGCCATCTTGGGGTCTCTTACTTCCAAGACGGTAATTTTTGTATGTCTgggctttttttcagattcaaaCCACCTGTGTTAATACAGTctattacaaaattattttataatgagAAGCTAAAGGTATGTGTTACGTGTTCTGCCCTGTGGTATGGAGATACATGAGGATGTTTCAGGATGAAAAGCCTGCTGCAGTACTGCTGAAAGATTGTACAGGTCAAGGGGACCTTCAAGTCTTGTCCACGCTGTTTTTTGAGGATACCTGGGGTATGGTATCCTCCAAACCTTGCCAGACATTTCCTTGTTACATGATAAAGGGCATCGGCCAACACTTTACCAGGGAACATGCTGGAAATAATGCAGTACAAACTCTTACCAAATATAAATGCTGTCAGTACACTACATCTACTGAAAaagtaacaaataaaaatgttacttaCAATTTCATCAAGCTCCAAACCAAACTCAAAGCAAAGCTCATTAAATTCTTCATCAGCTGTGAAGAAAGAAGGTGAATTTTAGTTAATAAGCAGACCTGGgtttgttttgaatgttttcaaaCAAGATaacaaatgctattttttaaaaaaagggtaaaagtaatttaaagaaTTTTCTTATATTTGCATCTCAGTAGCAGTTTCTTGAGTACAGATTGTGTTTATTGACATGTTATTCTCACAGTCACAGTGAGGGCTTCTGAGCCTCGGAGCCTAGCTTTGCTACCAGCTCCTCTGCCAAGTTTGTCAGAGTAACTCTGGCCTGAACAGATAATGAAAACAGGAGGGAGTAACTGGACAGCTTCTGCCAACAGCTACGGTTTTTAATCAGTCAGCTTGTCATACAGAGGTTGCATCAACTGCGTTATGACATGCGAGTAACACAACCCTGATCTGAAAATTGAGATTTGCACCCATGGGTCTTAAGAGCTTACGAACACCAGTGTGGGCTAGATAAACTGCTGCATGTCCCCAAGCGCCCCTTCAGCCAAACAAACAGTTCTTCAGCCACATTTCTAAGGAGCCAGGGAAGAAGGACTGAGTGAAAACACGGCATTAAGTGTTTGCTTTGCCTGCTCccacctcttccctctcctttctgaTTTAACCGGTTCCTAAAATAGGCAGGGAAACTCCAACCACGATTGGAATCGGGATACCGCGATTTGGAAAGGCATGGTTCTGATTTCCCG encodes the following:
- the FARSB gene encoding phenylalanine--tRNA ligase beta subunit isoform X2, whose amino-acid sequence is MPTVSVKRDLLFQALGRTYTDEEFNELCFEFGLELDEITSEKDIISKEKGEEKAKGASDTVLYKIDVPANRYDLLCLEGLVRGLQVFKERINLPRYEKIIPAQGEGQRLIITEETVQVRPHAVAAVLRNINFTKERYDSFIDLQEKLHQNICRRRALVAIGTHDLDTISGPFTFTAKAPSEIKFKPLNQSQEYTASQIMDLYRTDSHLRHYLHLIENKPLYPVIYDSNGVVLSMPPIINGDHTKISVNTRNVFVECTGTDITKAKIVLDIIVTMFSEYCEKPFSVEAAEVVYPNGKTHIYPELAYRKEKVKPELINKKIGISETPSSLAKLLTRMCLKSHVTGNGNNIEIEIPPTRADIIHACDIVEDAAIAYGYNNIQMTIPKTYTIANQLPLNKLTELLRLDLAAAGFTEALTFALCSQEDIADKLGMDISATKAVRIANPKTAEFQVARTTLLPGLLKTIAANRKMPLPLKLFEISDIVVKDPNTGSAFFPGRCAEIFAKGQSIGKLGVLHPDVITKFELTMPCSALEINIEPFV
- the FARSB gene encoding phenylalanine--tRNA ligase beta subunit isoform X1; the protein is MPTVSVKRDLLFQALGRTYTDEEFNELCFEFGLELDEITSEKDIISKEKGEEKAKGASDTVLYKIDVPANRYDLLCLEGLVRGLQVFKERINLPRYEKIIPAQGEGQRLIITEETVQVRPHAVAAVLRNINFTKERYDSFIDLQEKLHQNICRRRALVAIGTHDLDTISGPFTFTAKAPSEIKFKPLNQSQEYTASQIMDLYRTDSHLRHYLHLIENKPLYPVIYDSNGVVLSMPPIINGDHTKISVNTRNVFVECTGTDITKAKIVLDIIVTMFSEYCEKPFSVEAAEVVYPNGKTHIYPELAYRKEKVKPELINKKIGISETPSSLAKLLTRMCLKSHVTGNGNNIEIEIPPTRADIIHACDIVEDAAIAYGYNNIQMTIPKTYTIANQLPLNKLTELLRLDLAAAGFTEALTFALCSQEDIADKLGMDISATKAVRIANPKTAEFQVARTTLLPGLLKTIAANRKMPLPLKLFEISDIVVKDPNTDVGARNYRHFCAVYYNKSPGFEIIHGLLDRVMQLLEVPPNEENGYTIKATEGSAFFPGRCAEIFAKGQSIGKLGVLHPDVITKFELTMPCSALEINIEPFV